A window from Thermosipho africanus Ob7 encodes these proteins:
- a CDS encoding metal-sensing transcriptional repressor, with the protein MKHKDALRTLKNARGQIDAIIKMIEENRYCIDISKQILAAISLLKKANVQVLNSHLETCVKSAAFSDDPQEVEQKIKELEDVISYLNKIV; encoded by the coding sequence ATGAAACATAAAGATGCGTTAAGAACGTTAAAAAATGCAAGAGGGCAAATTGATGCGATAATAAAGATGATTGAAGAAAACAGATATTGCATTGATATTTCAAAGCAAATTCTTGCTGCAATTTCGCTATTAAAGAAAGCAAATGTTCAAGTGTTGAATTCACATCTTGAAACTTGTGTTAAAAGTGCAGCTTTTTCAGATGATCCACAGGAAGTTGAGCAAAAAATAAAGGAATTAGAGGATGTTATATCTTATCTAAATAAAATTGTGTAA
- a CDS encoding heavy metal translocating P-type ATPase has translation MPEKKITFSVTGMTCANCARTVEKVLSKDENIKFASVNLATNTAFVVGDESIDLEKVKKLVESVGYGVSTEKPQQIEEKRFRQIKRSLIMALAVTIPISILMIINMFFVKVPYFVLLEVIGGAFVTFVAGKNTIKGAWIALTHKHTNMDTLIFFGALTSWLTSVLALFGFELASFGAIGTMIISFHLLGRFIESYLRDRATKEIKKLLSLQAREARVVINGEELFLPIEAVKENMLVIVKPGERIPVDGIVIEGASGVDESVVTGESMPVEKKENDEVVGGALNLTGILKIKVTKTGEDTFLSKMIQLIQEAQGAKVPIQALADRITNWFVPTIITLAVISGIFWYFGFDKFYPLLESARKIFPWILSTNDPLSFAIFAFVATVVIACPCALGLATPMALITGTSLAAKKGLLIRNAEAIQTMKDVKVVLMDKTGTITQGNPAVVDTNLDEEVKKIVASIEKNSNHPLAKAISKISEKYLEIKDIKEISGKGVIAKYDGKEYFVGKPEDYSRYETLLKEGYTVVEVRQDSEIVGYIAIEDPIRQDSKIAIENLKSLNVIPVMVTGDNEKTAKIVAEKVGIEKVHSQVKPDEKLEIVRKYQVEGNKVLMVGDGMNDAAALKGADVGIAIGSGTDLAIDNADIIITKEGISKIVDAIYISNLTFKVIKQNLFWAFFYNIIAIPMAMLGLLHPAIAEAAMAFSSITVILNSSKINERRYAKVFSSKKSCCI, from the coding sequence ATGCCTGAAAAAAAGATAACTTTTTCAGTTACTGGTATGACTTGTGCAAATTGTGCTCGAACAGTTGAGAAGGTACTTTCAAAAGATGAAAATATAAAATTTGCATCAGTTAACTTGGCAACAAATACAGCATTTGTTGTCGGAGATGAAAGTATTGATCTTGAAAAAGTGAAGAAGTTGGTTGAGAGTGTAGGATATGGAGTGTCAACTGAAAAGCCACAACAAATTGAAGAAAAAAGATTTAGACAAATAAAAAGAAGTTTGATAATGGCTTTAGCTGTTACTATTCCTATATCAATTTTGATGATAATTAATATGTTCTTTGTAAAGGTTCCGTATTTTGTGTTACTTGAAGTAATTGGTGGTGCATTTGTAACATTTGTTGCAGGGAAAAACACTATAAAAGGTGCGTGGATTGCACTTACCCACAAGCATACTAATATGGATACACTAATATTTTTTGGAGCATTAACCTCGTGGCTTACTTCAGTTTTAGCGCTTTTTGGTTTTGAACTTGCTTCTTTTGGTGCTATTGGTACAATGATAATTTCTTTCCATCTTTTAGGAAGGTTTATAGAGTCTTATCTTAGAGATAGAGCAACAAAAGAAATAAAGAAATTACTTAGTCTTCAAGCTAGAGAAGCAAGGGTTGTTATAAATGGTGAAGAATTATTTTTACCAATTGAGGCAGTAAAAGAAAATATGCTAGTTATTGTAAAACCTGGTGAGAGAATACCAGTCGATGGCATAGTTATTGAAGGTGCATCAGGTGTTGATGAGTCAGTAGTTACTGGAGAATCAATGCCAGTTGAGAAAAAAGAAAACGATGAAGTAGTCGGAGGGGCTCTCAATTTGACTGGGATTTTAAAGATTAAAGTTACTAAGACGGGTGAAGATACTTTTCTCTCTAAAATGATCCAGTTAATTCAGGAAGCTCAAGGTGCTAAAGTTCCTATTCAAGCACTGGCAGATAGAATAACAAATTGGTTTGTTCCTACAATTATTACTCTTGCCGTTATAAGTGGTATTTTCTGGTATTTTGGGTTTGATAAATTTTATCCACTACTTGAAAGCGCTAGAAAAATATTTCCTTGGATATTAAGTACAAATGATCCTCTTTCATTTGCTATATTTGCATTTGTTGCAACGGTTGTAATTGCCTGCCCTTGTGCCCTTGGTCTTGCAACACCTATGGCTTTAATAACAGGAACTTCACTTGCAGCAAAAAAAGGTCTTTTGATAAGAAATGCCGAGGCAATACAGACTATGAAAGATGTAAAAGTTGTATTAATGGATAAAACTGGAACTATTACTCAAGGTAATCCCGCTGTTGTTGATACAAATTTAGATGAAGAAGTTAAAAAAATAGTTGCATCAATTGAAAAAAATTCAAATCATCCACTTGCAAAAGCGATATCAAAGATTTCAGAAAAATATTTAGAAATCAAAGATATAAAAGAAATAAGTGGAAAAGGAGTTATTGCAAAGTATGATGGAAAAGAATATTTTGTTGGAAAGCCTGAAGATTATTCAAGGTATGAAACTCTTTTAAAAGAAGGTTATACTGTTGTTGAAGTAAGACAGGATTCAGAGATTGTTGGTTATATTGCAATAGAGGATCCAATAAGGCAGGATTCAAAAATTGCAATTGAAAATTTAAAGAGCCTGAATGTAATTCCAGTTATGGTGACAGGTGATAATGAAAAGACTGCAAAAATAGTAGCAGAAAAGGTAGGTATTGAAAAAGTTCATTCTCAAGTAAAACCAGATGAAAAACTTGAGATAGTAAGAAAATACCAAGTAGAAGGTAATAAAGTTTTAATGGTTGGAGATGGAATGAACGATGCAGCGGCTTTAAAAGGTGCAGATGTAGGAATTGCTATAGGTAGTGGGACGGATCTTGCAATAGATAATGCAGATATTATTATAACTAAAGAGGGTATTTCAAAGATAGTTGATGCAATTTATATTTCAAACTTGACTTTTAAAGTTATAAAGCAAAATCTTTTCTGGGCATTTTTCTACAATATTATAGCTATTCCAATGGCAATGCTTGGACTTCTTCATCCAGCAATTGCAGAAGCTGCTATGGCCTTTAGCTCTATTACAGTAATATTGAATTCTTCAAAAATTAATGAAAGAAGATATGCAAAAGTATTTTCTAGTAAGAAGTCTTGTTGCATCTAG
- a CDS encoding SHOCT domain-containing protein, whose translation MMFFGLILLAVILYFLFKTFKPSFKGEFEDSALKILNEKLAKGEITEEEYKRKKELIMKGRF comes from the coding sequence ATGATGTTCTTTGGACTGATTCTTTTAGCTGTAATACTATATTTTTTATTTAAAACTTTTAAACCATCTTTTAAAGGTGAGTTTGAGGATTCAGCTTTAAAAATATTAAATGAAAAACTTGCAAAAGGTGAAATAACAGAAGAAGAGTACAAAAGAAAGAAAGAATTAATAATGAAAGGAAGATTTTAA
- a CDS encoding heavy-metal-associated domain-containing protein yields MGKFILKVPDMSCKHCVMRITKALEELGEKNFEVKLESKTVEIETENLENVKAKLSEIDYPVESVESL; encoded by the coding sequence ATGGGTAAATTTATTTTGAAAGTACCAGATATGTCTTGTAAACATTGTGTTATGAGAATAACAAAAGCATTAGAAGAGCTAGGTGAAAAAAACTTTGAAGTTAAATTAGAAAGTAAAACTGTTGAAATTGAAACCGAAAACCTAGAAAATGTAAAAGCAAAATTATCTGAAATTGATTATCCAGTTGAAAGCGTTGAAAGTTTATAG